The genomic DNA CATTTCACAAAATTTACAACTTACATTAATAAGAGCCCCAAGCGCGATCGCGAAGTCCCACACCAGATCGTCCAGCCCTAAGCCAATCTGTATAAAGCCCTGGAGTGAGCTGGTAATGCAGCTTTTTGGCTCCAGCGTTTGAGGAAGAACCATAGTTTTGAGACGCCTTTTCCCCGTtagtaaggctgactactttaaaacggctaaaattaagtcacagaaagccagaaatggcaggccgagacctctcgagcttgtagtgccaaagaagaagaagaagaaattttaaacttttttctcCCAAATTCTATTCGTTAGTCTATTGCACATCAAAACAAAGCctcataaatcaaataaaatatcaaataaaatGTTTGTTCTTAGCAGCTCTTATACCATCGCAGAAATGAGCAACGATTagttgtttggttggtttatAAAACTATTTTCGTATCTATatataagaaataaaaaaacgtgTCGAAgcattaggccaagaaaaatgGGATTTTAAGTTTCACAACTTTTCTCTACTCTGTTTGATTCAAAACGCTCAACAAAAgccatttttaaataaagcttTATTATAAAAATCCACTTCAAACTGACCTTCCCAATTCCATTAACCTGCTGTTGATCCTGGAACACCAATCATcttgtgcttctttttttacaaacaaaaaaccacacacacacacacacacacacacacacacacacagaacacacGGAAAGGACAATGAATCGGAATACAGGAACAAGGGACCACCGACGAAACGGAACGAATTGCCAAACTTGCTCGCTTTAATCCTTGAAATTAGGAAAAGCCGCAAGACGCTTAGGATCGTTTCACACCTGAACGAATGTCCTGCTCCGATCCAAGAGAAAGGTGTGCAAAGCGTTCCTcacgtttaaaaaaaaaaccacaaacttTAAATGATTCTCCTTGTTTCGTGAACGTTGCGGATGAGTAAAGGTCGGTTTTTGACAGCTTGAAGCTTGTTTGAAACAGGTGTACAAATACTATCCGTCATTATCATACTACACATGGCGTTTATTGCACTGTACGGTTTAACATTATTGTCGGTGATCCATGATCGGGATTACGTTTGCCATGCCTTTCAACCCCTTTTCTGTTGGGTTTTATGTTGGGCAATCTTGCCCAGCATATCAGTGTCCATCATCCATCCCCGACAGTATGGGCGGTtgggtgtgaaaaataaaacaccagcACACAAAATCCAAACCGCTCTTGCCCGATCTCGTTATTGAAACAAACTCCGCCCTGGTGTAATAAATTAGCAACCGAGCCAACGCAAAGCGTTGCGGGTCCGAGCCCGCAAGGATACTAAGCGAAGAAGCGTCGTTAGCGGTTAAAAACGACTGCCATTGCGAAAAGGGGATAAATGCACGTACCGCAAGTGCTCCGCCGGATGACGACCAGTCGGGTTCGGTTGCAGGACGAAAGCACTCAACAAGCAACGAGAAATTACAGACTTGCAAttagaatgaaaataaataaagaaacggCACCTTTATCCATTACGGTGGATTGCAACATCGACCAGATTGCCCAGAGTGGTTCAAAGCACCACGTTTCATTTGTTTCGCCACCAATatgaacgcgcgaaagaagaagaataatgcAAACCAAATGCAGTAATTGCATTGCATGGATGCAGCTTTCGATGCACCGAGCGGACCAATCGAATGGCAATGCTGCTGCCGTGTTTGGTGCCTTAAGCACGTTGCGTTCGAAAGCTTCATTTGATGTTCTAAAAAAGCACCGCTTCGATGAGCTTTCGGAATAGATGTTCTAAAATGATCTAACGGCTTTTAGACCAGTTAGCGGATgctattttaaatttgaattttttagctTGTATTTGTGATTAGGAGTTAAATTTAATAAGTGTATAAGTAAAGTacattattttcaaataactatgaagataatttataaattataattaaaaattataccgTAAagcgccgtattgtcagcacggCATGGGCTGAAGAGTTACAGTTCTACAAAAATAAcgaaaattaacaaacaattaccaaaacaaaagaacaaggcatttcctccctgttgttttgccttatcccggacATGCTCGGTTAGAGGAGAACTTTTAATCCATAATTAATTAATCGCACCGTTTGGTCTTCCTCATAACTTTTATAATGTTGGTTTTTATTGGGTTAGTTTTATTATAAtgggattttatttatttacttcttattttgttataaaagACTTCCCTAAAAAGATGCCCTACATAATTATCCTATACAAGAATGCAACAACCTttgcaaaaaaacataataCGTGCTACGCAGCATTTAAATAAGTTTGTTTATGTTATTGTCGAGATCGGCTGATTCATTTAGATTGGGGATAGAAGTTCGAGCTGGACTACGAGAAGAAATTGATACTGGATACTGATCCAGTAATAGCACTTTAGCTCCTACTTGGTAATTAATTTACTCAAGAATGTACGAGGCGTCAATGAATCCGCAAAAAagtttatatttaaaaatacgGTGCGCCGTCAATTGCTATGTTGGATATTGGAGGTATTCCAGTCAGAGTTATAGATACCTATCACGGTAGCTGGGGTATGTAATGCGCTGAACCAATTTTGTTTAGCATATTatcaacgattttttttttcttattcacTCAGAAACGGCCGTATAGCTAACTcataataaatatttgaaacatATTCATTATATtgatataatttaattaatatcaCTTGGGTAAatgtcaccacatgcggtggtgacaatacggcatcggaccgtcatatttaataaataaataaaataaatcacttTTGTAAAAATTCACTTGTGTAAAGTttagaaaaaagaagatattATTTTTTCAATCAGGAAATCGTCTCTGATTGCCCATATGACATATTTAAAATTcgtgagataaaaaaaagatcattAACAAATTTAGACCCATTTTTATCAATCATTAACTTACGACTAACTTATGATTGATTCAATAACTACATTTGATTAAGGTTTACTTTTTCCATTGTAATACAAAAACCAGCAAATTTTGAGAAACAGTAAAATTTCATacatgaaataaattaattattacactaaaacattttatacttaatgtaaaaatattattttacgGCATGTTTGCCTTGTTGAAGTTGGGGCTAGCTCAGTTGCTACAGAAATTCATTTTCTATGCCTCAAATTTCTTATCCATTTTCTTatacttttaaaaaaaagatttttaaagGTTTTTAAATAGCAGGTGGTTtctgaacaaacaaaaaaactacgaTGCAAAGTTATGAGTTGCCTTATGTTTTCTccataattttaaaatcaaaatacCTAACTTGAATATCGACAGcattattgttttgttcttcacTGTAAGCCGTCTGCAATCTTAATTCGATCACACGCATTAGAACTAATGCCATAAAACCATTAAACAGTGTTACCGATAACAGTAAGCATGTGACATGCGATGGTCATGCGAGTTAGAGAGCTTAGTATGAAATCATCAAACCGCCGATTTCATTAGACCGTTGCACTTTTGCACCGCGCGAGAAagataacaataaaaatggcgCACTTTGAATGGCGGCCATGTGCATCGGCGAGCTACGTAATTATAACGAAAATAACATTATCGTCCCGTACCAGCGAATGTTCCGATCGTAGGTTCTGAATATCTCGgcgaagaaaatcaaacacaatGCGGCCATAAAATGGAGCCCGATAATTATTTAGATCGACATCAAATCTTCCCCCCGGTCGTCGGCGGGGTGTAATGTCTCGGGCCACGTCTTATCTATCTCACAAGACACGTTCGCAGGCAATCATCAGCCACTACTTAACAATCGCTTTATCAGCACCGAcagcaggtgtgtgtgtgaggatgtCCGTGTGATGAtaaaaagtgtgaaaaataaTGTCATCCGTGGACGAATTGTTTCGGACCGATGGTCAATGTAAGTCGTCACCCGGTTCTATCTCGCGTCCTCCAAACTAATCAGTGCGTGTGGCTAAAAGGGCACCACATACCGAACAGCAAGGGCTAACGTTTTTGTTTACGTTCTTCATTCTTTACAACCGAGGCGTGGAATTTCATTCAACCTAACGTAGGTCCGCCGAATAGACTAAGAGTATGTAGAGGGATCTACTGAGAGCAGCAGACAGTAAGCACGATCATGCGAGACCTAACACACACCCTCCGCTTAGTAAACACATCGGATAAACAAAATCATAAGCCACAAGGTCAGCGGCGTTTCGTCTACACGCCAAAATAGCTCAGCATAAAGGTCGTTCGGTCGACGTACAAGCCGCTCGTAGCGGTGGTAGTCGCGCCGATCGGCACGTCAACACTTTGACGCTGCAATCTATGATGTTGGGGTACAGTGCTTGTACGATCGCGTACATAATCGAGCGGAAGGGAAGCCACGGGgtttgaggttttgttttgatgtcgTCTCCCATCGTCCCTAGCCTCCGTCGCAGTGCAAGCAAGATGGCGATGATGCAGCGTGCCCTATGTAGCTATGTGGGGTCACAGTCACTTGCAATCGCATCTTCGCCGGGCCATTTGTTTCGCGTTgattaaataattcaaatgaCTGTCCGAGCCGCAGCACTTTGCCGGTCAGGATAGATTAAGCGAGAGAACGACTTATAAATAGCTGCAAGTGCGCGATCACATCTGGTGAATCGGGCTTGTCTGGGTGGCGTAAATGAGCGCGGTCGACAATGTCCGGACcaacaaaatataaacaaacccACACAACACCGGCTCTCCAGTGGtccaaacatttcaacacgcaATACACGCGAGTTTTGTAAACATACGATAAACATACACCATCCCCCCCGAACTGGTTAGTTCCGGCTTTAACGGTCGATTAAACTATTTACTATAAACAACATCCACACACCGCAAAAGTATGAAACCTTGAAGTGACTTACCGGCCCACAAAACCGCCGCGAGCATTCCGATCGATGCAGCTCTGGTCACCGAGCTGGTCGGTCCTGTCGAGTCATAAACTCTTCAAGCCGGTAGAAGGTGCAGGTAACAACGAAACACTGCGGCAGAAGAAAGTATCACATATTTCTCACCAACGTCAGCAAACAATCACGAGAACAAACGATAAACCGGCTTCCTTGCAGAAAATGGCCCCCCGAAGAACGTGGCCTAGCCGCTGACGTACATTGTgttcacgcacacgcacactaccCACGTTGACACTCGTCCCAACACGTTACCAGTTCCCGTTCGGATCGGATTATTAACTGAAAGCACTATTTTTAGTCACCTTTCCCTAGTCGACCACTAAGGCGGTAAAACCGGTTTTCGATTAGTGGGGGACAAAATCGTTATCAGACATGCCCATCGAAAGGATACATTACGCACGAGCCCGAAAGGCTATAAATCAGGAAGCTATTCATATTGCACGAGCTTGAGCCGTTGTAAGCGATTTGCTAAGGCCTAAGTCGCAGTACGTGTTGATGCGCTCCGGAAATGGAAATAGCTCAATCTTGTTGACGAAGAGAGCTCTAAATTTGTTGTTTATATCTAATAGGGCAAGTTGTTGTTCTCTTAAGGTAACTTCGCATCAGGCACAACGCTTTTTGCTGATGTGTTGATAAGATTGTAATTTGGAATAGTAGTTCCGAAACGTTCACTAGCGTTCCATTACCGATGCTTTTTTGCGTTCTCGATACATCGAGTAAACATTTCTATGACTCATCTCAAGGGAGATTTaagaaataaagcaaaacaaacaagcatcTCGCTTACCTAATCCATCCATCGTTGAACCGGTTCGCACCGATTCATTAATAGGATTCCAGCGACAAATTTGTAGTAAACAAGGTTAACCTCAATCGTACGCGATCGAGCGCTATAATCAAACGATCGTTCCTGCCCATCGTACTCGGGAACAAATATTGGCTCCAAGTAGTTAGTTGTACTGCATCTATCCGGTACAGTCCCAGTATTGTAGTGTGCATACTTGGCACACACCCACTTCCGTCCCACCTAACCATCTCCTAAGGGCTGACGCTGATAAGCGGTAGAAAATTTACGACGTTACATATTACTTCATTGGCAAACTTAAGCGCAACGCTGTTGCatatgaacaaacaaaacgcccTGTCTCTTTCGCTGCTCCGATGCAAGTGCAGTGCCCACCATATCCAGCCCTCGGAGTGTTATCTCACTTCCCTCTGGAGAACATGATCAACAAATCGTTTAAAGAAAAGTGGTGGCCTCTAGCAATTACCTACGGGGTGAGAACAAACAACAGTAAGGGAGATTTAAGAAAACGACCAAACAAAAAGTGCATAAAATTGTAAAGTCCCTTGAAGTCAGGGCGATGGGGGGCCCCCCGGGGGGCGTCAGGGGGATCTTTGGCGGGAACCGCAAGACGATACTACGCTGGTGTTAGTAGTAGCGCGGTTTCGTCCCGCCAATTCGACGGGGTGCGGCGAGCGAGAAGCTACACACCATCAAACAATGGGGGTGGTCCGGCACGGTCGCGGCATCAACTCGCGAGCTCGCGCGGCCTGACCTACTCGACGGCCGTCGATACCGACGCGCAGAAACTGTACAGCGCTCGAACGAGCTAGACACACGCTAGCAACGCAGCTCCCGCAAGAAGAACACTTGAGAGACACgttgagtgagtgagtgagtgagtgaacgagagtgagtgagagtcATTCAACAGACCGTGGAACTGGAAAACGCATCCGCGCATAAGGTTTAAAGTGCAACTGCGAATAGGCAAGACTCTCCCGCGGTCAAAGAaccttgaagttgaagttattGCAGTGAGTGCGTCCAGCTATACGCGATGGGATTGCTACGACGGAACAGTTTGAACATTGGCAAATGGTTTCCGGCCGGCGGTACGGCGCATCCGACTACCGTTGTTACGCCCCCAACCGGAACGACCGGTCCAGCGCGCGCCAGTTTCGGCAGCTCGGTCGCCATCCAGAAGCTGCGCGAAAGCAAGTGGTTCGATGCCGGCGAGGAGCGCATCTTTTGCGCCGTGATCGAGAACGGCTTCATCGTGGAGGTCCGCCGGCAGTCGGCGAACCCCGGCGACAGCTGGTTCGGTGTGGTGTCCATCGAGCAGAAGAAGTGTAAGTTACCAGCCGAGGGCGAGGATAGCTAGAACGCGCGGTGGTGGAAGATTGGTTTAATtttgtacgaaatgaaggtacGCTCGATGCCGGCAACAGTCCCCCATTGCCGAGATCTTTGTGATCGAGTGCTCGGGTGAGAACATTCTCGTGACCGTGGGTTAAAGCGCCGAAGTGCCTCGTGAAATCGCGCACCCGGTTTTTATTGCGGTGTGCCACTGTACTGTACTGCAGCAGGGCATCATCAGGTGCAGTGATAGACTGGTGTGGCGCAGGTGGGACAGGCAACTCGTTCGCTATTTTTAGCACGCATCGTAATAGCAGGACCGGCCACTGCGGTGTGGAGGGATATCGAATAACTTGCAGCGCGCGCGTCCAATGAAGGTGTGGACTTTGAAGGACGGCATCGGCGACGCCGCGTACTGCAGCAGTTGTTTACATGCACGGAAAATAGTGTGACAGGTCTCGTGTGGAAAAGGGAATGTGCCCGGTGAGGAATTTACTTGTCTCACATCAAAGGCCATTTGCATTGCGCTACCATTGCTGGGCGGGTGCGCTCGGTGGTCAATGTTACTTTTGCCCGACCGGCTGGCGATTGTTTACGCGGGGTTTTGCACTATGGATGAAAGTGCATCCATGCAAATGATACGACCCCTCCCCACCGTTCCCTCTCTCCACCCTCCCTCCCTCTTGTTCCTGCTACGTAGAATTAATTGTTCGGTGGTGTTCTCATCAAGTAGAGCAGTATTCCGCTAGTTCAACTTGCCCGGGGAAGTGTTTATCCGTCTGGGTTTTGTGGCGACGGTATGCTAATTTATGCCTACCCGCCACTCTCTACGTGTGTGGGCTAAGTTCTATTCTCACGTCAGTAGAACTTTGcaactttttgttgttgctatttCGCGATATTAGCTATAAAGCCTGGGAGGCACGGTCCATTCTGAAACAGGTTATGCAAAACAATCTTTGTGacgccaccatcatttttAATATGGCCGCCCATATTACGAGCCTACCCGCTTATGATCTAACGATCTTTAACGTCCTCCTTTCCAATATCGTTGCAGCTCCCAAACCGACGGCCGAAAGTGTGAAAATATATTCCGTACGCATGAAGGAGAATGAGAAAAAGCCGATGAAAGTGTACTGCGTCACGTTGTCTAATCTATGGCAGCAAGGACATCAGTTGCGGATCAACAATGTGGCCGATCGTACGAAGAAAGCCCACCCGGAGAAAGACATTTTAGCTCAGGTGAGTTTTCGGGTTTTGAAGGAATCCAGTACTTGGAAGGGAAAGAGATTACAGGCAAGAATACTGATACGatgtctgtttttgtttccctgtCCTTATCTCCACAGATAAAGTATGCCTCGAAGTGCCAAATGCCGTTCCACAACAGTCAACATTTTGCCGAATTCTGTCGATACGGTGACCGGCCCCAGGACAGCCGGAAGCGACAAGTAAGTGCGTTACTGAAACGGTTCGAGGACGCATTGCAAGGAGCGCACAACAGCTACTTCTGATCCTATACGACCGCCCCCGGGGAGAGAGCTCGCGAAAGGTTAAAACCCAGTGATCATTCTACCTCTATGATTAACTTTCTATCGGGCGGgtttgttctgtgtgtgttttggttacCTTTTGTGGTGGTCTCTGGTGGTGGAATATGTTACTTATCGTATAGTTCAGTACACGATTACACACTCCCACGGACAGACGGCACAGCACTGCACTCATGCGTAGCAAGTAGACAGCACTACGGAACACTTGAGTTTAAAGCTTAAGCTCACCTACATGTCACCGCCCTCTTATCGTACTAACGTTTCGATTGACACCTCACAGCGTCGTTGATACGGTGCGCGTTAATGATGTgccccttttcttttctttccactcTTTCCACAGATTTCGGACTGCGCCAAATGGGGTGGTATCAATATGGGGGCGACGCTCATTTTCATGGAAAtgcagaagaagcaaaagtCACTGTCGCACTAGTGGACCGCGCGCGCGACCGGAGTCTCCGAGTTGCCAAATCCTCGGTGATACTAACCAACCCTGCGCTCACTGGAGCGTGTAGAACTGGTCTTTAGTCGTTTAAGCATTTCGTGAATGCGCCGACCGTGGAACATTGATTGTGATTTCTGTCACTTGGTAGGTTTAATGGAACAGTGTGTATTTCTGTTCTTACTTCTGTAAGAGTTTTGCTTTGATCTTGAGATACGCGAATGTGGTATTACGCATCTTACATGTAGCGAGTAGGTGTTTAGCTGTAAGCTAGCAGATAAGGGAAGCAGCACTGGAACTGAACAATCACCATGTTGATTTGTAAAGGgtattcattcattcattgaATCATTTTGTATCATTACCAAAggcccagcagcagtagctaCGTAAGGCGAACTATTTTACACAGATAAGGAAGCATATGTACATGAAAAGATAATAAAACGAAGAAACTTTATATTGGAAAATCGGTTGTTCTAAAGTACACTTTGTTCTTACTTTCTGGCTTATCCGGCTTTGCAATCGCTTTTGGTCTGGGCATGCTGCAGAAGTACTTTAAATTGCTCAAGGTTGCGCCCCGCTTCTTAATTTTCCTAAAATTCATATTGGGACGGTCCTGTGTACGAGATGGTAGCAACGTCGGtattcacacggtaggactgGATATCAAATTCTGTTTAGACCGTCTAAGCAAGCAAGAATAGCAGTAACTATTGGGGCCAACCATTCATAATTGTAACCTGTGGACATTTCTTCATTCAAAACAAATGTCGCGTTAGACAATGCAGGAACTGTATTGAGTATTTATAGTTCCAGCACTTACATACACCTCTGACTCTACCCAAAACTAAGGATTTTTGGCCACGATCATCTGGCACTGCAATGGAGGATTCGTCACAATTAGGAGCTCTATGGGCTGTAATATAAACTCCAGATGCCGGTGAGCTGATCTTGTCATGAAAATAGTACCGGGTGATCTAGCCGTGACTTGTTACCTTGATATTATATCTTTCATGGTTTAGCGCCATTCTCCACCTATCCATTGTCCCGAACTTTCTGTcaaacgcatcaacgccatctcaatttgggcgtATTACGACTCCTCTGTCAGTGTGGACGGTCTAACACGACTTTACAGGCCGGGGCCTTTGGTAAGCTTGTGCTAAGGAGAAGACCTCAAATCGATTATGTCTATTCCATCAGCGTATTAAGGGATCTAGATTAAGTTTAAGAAGATGGTTCCTCGGTAGACGACGGTAGATGGACGGTagattgaaaagaagacaACCAAGTCCATCGCCCTTCCTTAAGCCCTTGTTGGTGGCAAAAGGCCCTGAGGGTTTTCTATTTACTTTCACCTTATATCTGATGTTGGTCATTTTCGCAAGCCTTTGTAAGATTGGCCGGAATTCACAACGGGTTCATAGCGGCGTGTAGTTTTTTCCCTAGCTATACGGTAACAGTAAGTAACCtttaagtaagtaagtatacTGTAAAAGCGGCTttaaatcaatgaagagatggtaggagtgtaGCTGCTGCTAAATCATTTTCTCTTAAATTTGCCGCGTGTTTAAGATCTAATCAATGACTGATCCCTGAacttgctgcactctagcctatctctcTACTAGTATTTCGGATatatgatgccaagattcAAATCTCAAGACATCCATTCACTATGCTATACCTAAAACTTGTATAAGACAACTTTTAGATGTTTAGGTATATTAATAAAAATCTCAAACGTTTTTAGGTAAtaagaaaatgtaaaaaataaaataaaactaaagtTGAAACTCTCGTGAGCTGAAAAATCCGTTGCTAAATTTAAGCGTTTTTCAAGCGTTTTATTGGGTTTAAACTGATTTTGAATAAACATGAACATTTTGTGTACTATGATTTGACCAATTATACTTCAcaccgtctttttttttgaaattttgaaattttgaaacCTGGCGAACAACTTATTCCGAAAGTTTCATATACATTCTCGATAATTTCCACTCACTTTTGCAGtaacgaataaaaaacaaaacgattggACGAGTTTTGACCACACCAAGCGTTGCAGCATCccgcacgcgcacacacagtgCAGCTGTCAAACGTGTTGTTGCTTTTACGTTTTCGCTACGTATGGCCGCAACCTGAACGCGTAGTGATTAATTGTATGTGTAATCGAACAAAAAGCGAAACAGTGTAGCTGCTGTTTGTAGTGAAAAGTAGTGCTAAAACCAACTTCCCCGACCCCAATGGAAACGCAACAACCAATGTAAAGCAAAAGCAGCCACCGTGCACCAGTCCGAACGAGCTACAGTCGTGCTGAAACACAACCGAGCCTTCGCTGGCTGGAGTGCACCCGAATCGTTGTTGCGTACATCAGCGCCCCCGGGGGTGTGTGTGATGCCTTCTTCTGCCCCTAGTGTAGTGTAGCGAAGAGccagaaaaggaaacaacgCACAAACGCGCATTCTGCTGTGGCTGTAAGGAACAAAGCGCACCATACGCGAGCGAAgaaggatttgtttttcttattaaaaTCTGGCTGCAGCTCTGCTGGGATGCCCAGCTTTCCTGACGGCATTACGCAGTaaaggtggtgatggtggtggtcgagaaaggcagcagcagcattagtCATACAGAAAAATGTCCCGAAATCAATAGATAAGGCTGTGAATGTGGTTTACAAACCGTGTGTTGTGGCCCCGCAAGCGTACTATCAGCGTTCCGTTTCCTGTCAACAACAGTGGGTTTGCGtgcgaacgaacaaaaaaaaaaatcccagtAGCATAGTGTTTTTTGAATGCAATCTCATCAAAAGAACGCACTGCGCGCTTCACAACAttagcacgcacgcacacgcaaacacCCACTATCGCTGGTAAAGAAGACGCTGGTGCGGACAGACGTTTGGGCCTGGTCAACAACAAACTTAGGAAGCAACCGGTAGAATACTTACGCCAGGCAGCTCGAATTCTCGCcgtgtcctttttttcccctccccGTTCCCGATCCCGTGGATGGGGTAGCACAGGCTGTGATACGAATCGCGACACGTAGACAACGCATGCTGCGCGCGTAGGAACGAAAGAGAGTAGAGTAGTTGGGCTAAATCGATAGCAACGAGCACAAGTGCAAGTGGCAGACCGTTTCAAGACAACGGCGACGCGAGAGGAATCGCCTGCTGCGATAGTGTCTGTTTCTCAAGGGttagaaagagcgagagatagatagtaaaagagagagggagagaacgtgcaacgAAACAGGATTCCACAAGGATATTTCGACGACGGACGGAATCTGTGTGTTGCAGTCTCGTGTGGATGCAATCAAACACCCGCCTGCACACCTGCTGGACAATAGAGTAGCGTGAACACAACAATAAGAATGAATGGGCTAAGGTAAGTGTAATTGTGGGGAAGATGTGAGGAGGGGGGCGGGGATTGGCAAGGGTTTTTTTCACACGCACAAACCGCGATTTTCCAGACGATGTAATAAGTGGGG from Anopheles stephensi strain Indian chromosome 2, UCI_ANSTEP_V1.0, whole genome shotgun sequence includes the following:
- the LOC118508315 gene encoding uncharacterized protein LOC118508315 isoform X2, which produces MGLLRRNSLNIGKWFPAGGTAHPTTVVTPPTGTTGPARASFGSSVAIQKLRESKWFDAGEERIFCAVIENGFIVEVRRQSANPGDSWFGVVSIEQKKSPKPTAESVKIYSVRMKENEKKPMKVYCVTLSNLWQQGHQLRINNVADRTKKAHPEKDILAQIKYASKCQMPFHNSQHFAEFCRYGDRPQDSRKRQVSALLKRFEDALQGAHNSYF
- the LOC118508315 gene encoding uncharacterized protein LOC118508315 isoform X1; amino-acid sequence: MGLLRRNSLNIGKWFPAGGTAHPTTVVTPPTGTTGPARASFGSSVAIQKLRESKWFDAGEERIFCAVIENGFIVEVRRQSANPGDSWFGVVSIEQKKSPKPTAESVKIYSVRMKENEKKPMKVYCVTLSNLWQQGHQLRINNVADRTKKAHPEKDILAQIKYASKCQMPFHNSQHFAEFCRYGDRPQDSRKRQISDCAKWGGINMGATLIFMEMQKKQKSLSH